The Triticum aestivum cultivar Chinese Spring chromosome 4B, IWGSC CS RefSeq v2.1, whole genome shotgun sequence sequence TTACACCATTTGACACGAAACACTTCTGAATCTGCACTTCAGTTGGTAGAGTTTGACAGATCATAGTGCTAtaagactgaagaaatagaacaaTCAGAGATTGTGATAGTAGCAAAGCAATATAGTTTTTGATAATGAGCAAAGCAGTGCGTAGGCTAGACTAGACCAAAATCAGTTGCTACCATAATTGGGAATCTTGTATGAAAGAGGAACACAAAGCCATGAATGAACGAGTAGCAGCAAACTCTGTGTAGATCAGGCAACCTGCACCAGCGAGGATGTGGCTGCAAACAAggaatcaagcaagcatgcatcaggGCCAATCCTTTGCCTGTTAACACACAACCAGTACTGGTATTCTGATTTACTAGAAGTTATGGATACAAGAAATAAATTGATGGGTCGTACTCACATAATCAGCAGTCTCCATTTCGAAATGCAAATCGACCACCCTGGATGTCAAACGTGACGCCGACCGACCGTGTCATCGAGTTCCCTAGTATCTGAACACCGCTTGTTAGACCAGAATCCCTCATGAAGTAGCTGCATACTCCAAAGTCCTTATCAATAAGGAATGAGCCCCGGGGTGGTAGTGTGAGTGTAACACCCATGTCGAACTTGAGCTCCACGGCTGGCAAAGCGGTCCAATTGTTAAACGGTTGAAAGAGGTCGTTCTCAAAGCACATATATTCTGATCCCTTGAGATTATTACGATTATACTTCAGAGGTTTCATTGCCTCGGTGATCACCGTGTCAAGTTGGTCGAAGGTATGTGCCAGCAGAAGTGTCCATTTAGCCCCAGTGTCTACAATCATTTCTGCGGGGGTTGTGACCAACGCGACGCCATTGACAACCACCTCATCCAGCTTCAGTGCATACGTTGATCGTCGAAAAGCCAGGAACAAGGGAGTATAGGAAGCGGAGCTGACACGACTATAATTCCCGATGGACAAGTAGCCTGCCTTCCTTTTGTCACTTGGAAAGCAGTAGCTAAAGGCCTTGTAGCCGACCAGTGGTGCTACTTGTTCAAAGAAGGAGAATGGCTCGTCAGCGAATCCCAATATGCCAGCTTCATACTGGTTGTACTCTGTGTCCAAGCTGCAGCCGAAGAGGAAACTAGGGAAGCTGTATCCCTTGGCATACTGGCCGATTGCGAGCCTGTCTCTCACCAGCTTGCCGGTGGAATATGTAGATGATCCTCCGAACGTCATGGTGTAAAGGCAATTGTTCTCTTCTTCCAAGCATGCTTTGGTTTGAAGACGTAGCGCCCGGTGGATCAGGTCGCAGAATTTTTCCGAGCACCTAACACGCGTCAAACTCGATGACTTGCTGGGGTCGAATATTTCCCCAGCATCTGATTGCTTGTGGCACCGGAGAGTGCATGGTTGGCACTGAACAAATGAAAGTGAGGCTCCAGTATCAACTGCCACGAGATTCCAGACCGGTGGCGTGCCCAGCTTGATGGGCATCAGAAAGAGGAAGTTGTTTATACTGTAATTCCGTATCAGGTCAATCGGCAGCGGAACGTCCTTCTGAACGATGTTTCCAgctgacctccggtggccgaggtaGTGTTGCTGGACGCATGGATGGTCCTTGTGAAACAACGGGAACTCAAGTGCTCCATCCGAGTTGACAACATGATCTGTTAAAACATTCCCGACGGACTCAGTTATTACATATATAATATAAGGATATATTTCAGAAATAAGCAAATAACCTACTATTTGTTGGATATGGATTTTGCGTGACCAATCGCTCAACTGGTTTTGAGAGCCTTCAATTGTGCTTTAACTAGAACATAAAGGCACGCGTAGCCGCACACCTTTATTTGAGAAAGAGATGTATAAACATTTGATAAATTTTTGACAATTAAATAGGTGGAATTTAAACAGTTCAAGGTACATTGTGAAAAGTGAATGTGTATATACCTACATACGTAGCAATTTTTCTGGAAGGTTACAGCATGTTAATAGGGTAGTCAATGGCAAGTGAAACATTGGTGATTACAACACCATGAAAGCAAAACACTGAAGACCAATGCAATAATTTTACTCCATTCTCAAAGGGGCATAGTATCGCTAGAGCAAGGTGGAAAACTTGAAGGAGATTATTTCTGCATCTTTAATGCGTTCCCATGGCTCTCTTCAAATAACCAAGTCATACAAAGATGGTTAGCCATGGATTATTTGTATATCTTTGATGCGTTCCAATGACTCTCTTCAAATAACCTAGTCATACATAGATGGCACAAAAAATATGAAACATCCAAAATGAGGAGATAAACAGAGAAGGTACAAATAACTCATCAGTGCGCAGATCCACAAACCCAGTGGGGGTGAGCTAGTTTCAAGATGACATTGGGGAAGTAGGCTGAGTGTGGTGGCAGCGGAACTGCGGAATCCTAGTTGAACGAAGCTTTCATAGGAATAGGATACGCACCACCCCTAGCGATGATTGCCTCAGAAAAAGAAAACCCTAGTGATGATAGTGAAAAGATGACTCACCAGCTAGTTCACTGGTGACCGGGTAACGGAGCGTGGTGAAGGAGAGCAGGTGTTGCGTTCTGGGAATCCTAGCACGACCGTGTTGGAAGACGGCCGAGCTCTGCCATAaggtgctgccgccgccgccgccgccgccgccgccgccgagggctGGGTGCACAACGGAGCTAGGAGAAACCCAACTTTTCTTTTTTTGAGACAAAGGAGAAACCCAACTAAAGAGGAAAACACCCATTCATAGGCCCTGTTGACGTTTTATTAGGATCTTATAGGCCATGTTTACGTGAAGGCTGCCCCTGCTAGTGGCGGAGCAGCCCACTACGGCCCGGTTCACGTGAAGGCTCCGAGAATTGTTAGCGGAGCAGCAGCCAATTTTTTTCTTCgataaagggtgaattttattaacttaaaatgaagcatcaagtggatacaaacatGATGAGCACACATCCAGCCTCTGCATAattaagatgcacacaaccaacaccaacGCACACACACAACAAAACACGCCGGCAATGAGCAAAGTTATCAAAGACCGAAGTTGTGCCTAGGCGAGGAAAAAAAACCGAAGTGTTCATCACAGCAACCGACGAACTACAATGATGACCATCCGCACCAATCATTCTTCACATCACAAGGACACGAGAAGGTTCTCCAacaacaacgccttcaagaagaAAACAGCGATCAAGCGCTGCCGTCGCCGGACCTATCTATTGCAGAAGACACCACCATGTGTCGTAATTCTCACCCACGGTGGAGGATCACGACCCGGAGGCCCACGAAATTGCAGGTCATGGGATCATGCCCTCTGACGCAGAACTATGGGACTGCTGGCCATGGACCACCATGGCGATGCGAGCACCGCCTTTCGGACTGTCATGCTACCAGCCGCTGATGTTCGTTGCCAACTCGCGGCTGTGTTCATCCCCGCTGCTTCTACCCAAGTACACTGCTCCTGCCGCTGTTGAGGGTGTAGCGCCCTGCCGTTGCCCAGATCGTCGTTGCGCTCTTTGCCGCCCCCGCTGCTCACTTCCAGTCGCCGCCATGAATGGCCGAGGTGGAACCATCCGGCACCCCGCCGCCACCATGGGTTGTTCACGCTTTGCCTGCCGGCAGCATCAGGCAGCGGCGAGGGTAGGAATCGAAGATGGGGACGACCAGAAAAAGCAGATCGAGATCGCCTCCCGTGTCGCCCGTCCGGACGACGCGGGGGCAGTTACGACGTGGGGGGTGGCCTTTCGTGCGTTTAGCGGGTTGAAGCAGCAGCCAATTAAGGACCAGTTTGGACGGTCTAGGAAATAAGCTGCCTCTCCCTAGTTTAAAAAATAAATTGTCCTTAAAATTTGTTAAGACTTCTAAATTAGTTATCCCATGATTAGTTTACAAGTCTCAATGAATAAGAGAGGCGGCCTATGGAAAACACGCGTGTTAAATTGTCCTTAAAATTGGCCCTAAGTTGATCT is a genomic window containing:
- the LOC123090308 gene encoding aspartyl protease family protein At5g10770-like, with translation MDFAIVLLLLILAPRMSSCTGCPSSTFDHVVNSDGALEFPLFHKDHPCVQQHYLGHRRSAGNIVQKDVPLPIDLIRNYSINNFLFLMPIKLGTPPVWNLVAVDTGASLSFVQCQPCTLRCHKQSDAGEIFDPSKSSSLTRVRCSEKFCDLIHRALRLQTKACLEEENNCLYTMTFGGSSTYSTGKLVRDRLAIGQYAKGYSFPSFLFGCSLDTEYNQYEAGILGFADEPFSFFEQVAPLVGYKAFSYCFPSDKRKAGYLSIGNYSRVSSASYTPLFLAFRRSTYALKLDEVVVNGVALVTTPAEMIVDTGAKWTLLLAHTFDQLDTVITEAMKPLKYNRNNLKGSEYMCFENDLFQPFNNWTALPAVELKFDMGVTLTLPPRGSFLIDKDFGVCSYFMRDSGLTSGVQILGNSMTRSVGVTFDIQGGRFAFRNGDC